The following DNA comes from Lathamus discolor isolate bLatDis1 chromosome 5, bLatDis1.hap1, whole genome shotgun sequence.
CTCAGGACATGAATACATCTTGCCCAAGTTAACGCATCCACAGAGCACAGCCATCCACCTCTGAACATCCACCTCCCTTCAAAGCTGGTGTCCTTCCTAGAGCAGAAGCCATGGTATTCTCACACAAACACCTAAAATGGGTCAGATGAGTCATACCTGTAATCTCCCTGTTTTTCTCCAGTGATACATCATCAAGATCAGGTACAGATATTTACAGACATGGATGATGAATGCTGTCCTAGATGATTTAAGCTGAGCTGACACACTACAGAACAGCTACAATCAACCTTAATGCACAAACCCCACAAGGAAGCAAGACCATAGTAGCTACATCTTTCTTACCATGATTGGGACACCAATGTCTGGCCACAAGAGATCCTCAGAGGGAAGCTTGGGAGAGTTCCACACTACCACAACTTTATTTAAGTACGGGAGACCATTGAGCCTTTCTAAGGAGTTCATCAACACTTCCTCCCGCTCGTAAGTCAACATCACTACTGTGAATTGCTCCCGGGGGACGTTACCACCCAAGGCAGCCTGGAACTCCTTCCCAGAGCCACCTGCTCCTCCACCAATTGGTCGAAATCCAGTCCCAGACCCCAAAAATTTTGCTTCTGATGGTAAAACAGGGTCAAAGGGAGTATAGGGGAAAAGGTGGAAAGGCCCAGGAGCAGAATTCCAATTCCTGTAGATGTCCATTGCAGTGAGGGTGAAATTGCGGAGATATTTAGGAGATGCGTATGGTGGTTCTGTTTCCACAGGCCCCAAGTCCAGGTCACCATTGTCTGCCATATTGGGGTCTGTACCAGCAGCTTTGCCAGACCGGTGGGGAATCTCCACAGCGGTTTCTTCTCGGATAGGAGCAGCCGGGATTTGGATTCGAGTCCTTATGATAGCTAAGACTGTGCTGAACACGTTGTCAGAGGTGGAGAAGTACGTCTCCCACAAGAAGCGGCCCTGCCTCCTCATGGCAAGGAGATCATTGTCAGAAATGCTTCTCAGAAGAAAGTGCACTTCTGTGATACGTGGCTTTGGTATAATTAAGGCTGCCTCGTTCCACCGGATCACATCATTATAGGGTAGCTGAACTTGCTCTCCGAGAACCACCGGGATGGCTCCAACTTCCAGAGCCTCAAACAGTCTCATGGCACACCCGGCAGAGATCACTAAATGAGTGTCCCCTGGGGTGATTATCAGTGCAAAAGTAGATAGCTTCAGTAGCTCTAGTCTGTCATCCCTTTCTCCACACAGAGCCCACTCAGTGGGCAGACTCGCCTTAGGCTGGTTCTTACATGTGAATTCCACCAAAACAAAGTCCAACTTGCTGTCCTGAACAGCCTTCAGGGTAGTAATGATCCGATCGTCATAGTCAGCTGGGGCATTGCCTTCTATTTCCTCTTCGAAAGAGCGAACCTCTTGCAAGCTAGATCTGAGAGACTCAATCTTCTCTCCCTGGAAACTAAACAGGTATTTACGCTTGACCGGCACCTGGGGTGGGATTTCTAGGAAATTGGGTTCAGACATAGCGTGGACCAGAGGTGATACCACAATATCAAACCCTGGTCGATACTGGACATCGTAAAAGGTGGACTGGGCAATCATGGCACGCCCTGTGCTGATGTTGTAAATGAAGTTCTGAGTTTCCGATTTCCTTGATAAACTGATGATGAGATGGTTATGTCCATCAGTCCTCCAATATGGCAAAGAGTGCAACTGTTGCTCTAGTTCAGTAGGTTTTGGCATTATGGGCTCTTGCATTTCCCCCACTAAAATTATATACACACAAgcaatatttgcattttcagtaaCATAAACATTAGTTCTGACAGTCGCCTCAAAGGCTTGTTTAATTAAAGGGTCTAAGGAACTACCAAAAGGGTAATCGTCACTGTTGTAGACATAGACTGGAAAGCCCGATGTCAACGGGCAGCGTGAGTAGTCAAAGCAGTTGTGCAGCCTGCAGTTCCGGTTGGATTTTGGCAGGGGGAAGGTCACATCGTCTTTGTCTGGCAGCAGCCGGATGGGCAACGAGAGCTTGGGCTGATTCTGAGCCATCAGCTCTTTGTAGGAATGCTCAGTCTGGCTGATAACGTTCTTCAACTGCAGCAGGTCCTGCTTGGCATTTTCAATGCTCTTTTTGCAGGCCTCGATCTTCAAGTTGAGTTTAGCAATCTCGCTGTTGAGCTCCTGCCGCTTGGCctc
Coding sequences within:
- the EXTL3 gene encoding exostosin-like 3, with amino-acid sequence MSGYTMLRNGGVGNGGQPWVLRWSSRIRLTWLSFTLFIILVFFPLIAHYYLTTIDDADDAGKRIFGPRTGNELCEVKHVQDLCRIRESVSEELLQLEAKRQELNSEIAKLNLKIEACKKSIENAKQDLLQLKNVISQTEHSYKELMAQNQPKLSLPIRLLPDKDDVTFPLPKSNRNCRLHNCFDYSRCPLTSGFPVYVYNSDDYPFGSSLDPLIKQAFEATVRTNVYVTENANIACVYIILVGEMQEPIMPKPTELEQQLHSLPYWRTDGHNHLIISLSRKSETQNFIYNISTGRAMIAQSTFYDVQYRPGFDIVVSPLVHAMSEPNFLEIPPQVPVKRKYLFSFQGEKIESLRSSLQEVRSFEEEIEGNAPADYDDRIITTLKAVQDSKLDFVLVEFTCKNQPKASLPTEWALCGERDDRLELLKLSTFALIITPGDTHLVISAGCAMRLFEALEVGAIPVVLGEQVQLPYNDVIRWNEAALIIPKPRITEVHFLLRSISDNDLLAMRRQGRFLWETYFSTSDNVFSTVLAIIRTRIQIPAAPIREETAVEIPHRSGKAAGTDPNMADNGDLDLGPVETEPPYASPKYLRNFTLTAMDIYRNWNSAPGPFHLFPYTPFDPVLPSEAKFLGSGTGFRPIGGGAGGSGKEFQAALGGNVPREQFTVVMLTYEREEVLMNSLERLNGLPYLNKVVVVWNSPKLPSEDLLWPDIGVPIMVVRTEKNSLNNRFLPWDEIETEAILSIDDDAHLRHDEIMFGFRVWREARDRIVGFPGRYHAWDIPHQSWLYNSNYSCELSMVLTGAAFFHKYYAYLYSYVMPQAIRDMVDEYINCEDIAMNFLVSHLTRKPPIKVTSRWTFRCPGCPQALSHDDSHFHERHKCINFFVKVYGYMPLLYTQFRVDSVLFKTRLPHDKTKCFKFI